GTGTGGATGCCCACCGGCACGTCGAGCGCCGCCTGTGCGGCCTTCGTCAACTCGGCGATTTCTTCCGGCATGCTGCCGCCATTGGTGTCGCACATCACGACGAGCTTGGCGCCGGCCTCGGCGGCGGCGCGGACGGTTTGGGCCGCGTAATTGGGATCGAGTTTCCAACCGTCGAAAAAATGCTCGGCGTCATAAATGATTTGCCGCCCGCAATCGCGAAGGTATTTGACCGTTTCGCGGATCATCGCCAAATTTTCCTCCAGCGACACGCGCAGTACCTCGGTCACGTGAAACGCCGACGTTTTGCCGACAATGGTGACGGTTTTGGCACCCGAATCGAGCAGCGCCTTCATCCCGGGATCTTGCTCCGGCTTGACGCCTTTGCGGCGTGTCATGCCGAACGCGCAAACCTGGGCGTGCTGCAGCTTGAGCGCTTGCACGCGCTGAAAAAATTGGGCATCTTTTTCGTTCGACAGCGGGTAACCCCCTTCGACGAAATCGAAGCCCAGCTCGTCCAGCCGCTGGGTGATGAGCAGCTTATCTTGCAGCGAAAAGTTAACGCCTTCGCCCTGGCTGCCGTCGCGGAGCGTGGTGTCGTAAATTTGGATGCGTCGCATATCTTGTTAAGATAAGAATAGGCTATTGGTGGTTCGGGTTCACCTGGTTGGGCACCTGATTTTGATTTGACAGAGTGGCCTGATAGTTCGTCAACCAGGATTCCATTTTCCGGGCTAAAGCGCTTTGGCCTGTGCTGCGCGCTAGCTCTAAAGCTTTTTGTGCTGCTTCAATAGCCTGGGTGGGTCGATGCAGCTGGGCATTGGCATTAGTGAGATTGGCGTAGGCTTCCAGATAATCGGGCTTCAAACGTATGGCCTGCCGGTACTGCTCAATCGCTTGCTGCATTTCCCCTAACCTGGCCAGCGTGTTACCGAGATTGTAGTAGGCTTCGGGGAATTTGGGCTTCAACTGCACGGCTTGCTGGAATTGTTCGAGCCCTTCCTGTAAGTGGCCTGTCATTGTTAATGCATACCCCAAATTGTTATGGGCATCGGCATAGTAGGCATTGTATTGTAATGCTTGACGAAATTGCTCGATCGCTTCCTGAATCTGGCCTAATTGAGCTAATGCATTGCCAAAATTGTTGTGAGCTTCCGCATCATCTGATTTGATGCGCAAAGCCTGTTGAAACTGTTGGATGGCTTCCGACAGTTGGTTTGTAAGAACAAACGCCACACCAAGATTGTTGTGGGCTTCTGCATAATCGGGATTGATTTGCAAAGCCTGTTGGTAATACTCGATGGCTTGTTGAAGCCGGTTTGCAGAAGCTAATTCTACACCGCAATTGTAGTAAGCCACGCTATCATTTGGTTGCGAAATAATTGTGTTTTGCCAGAGATCAATGGCACTGTGGTAAGCGGATACTCGGTGAACGTCGATCATGCTGCAAACCAATGCCAGCAGGATAGCAGGGCCGGCGATCACCGCTAATGATGTAGACTGCCGCGTTACACTTGATTGGGTATTAAGTACGGCGGTAGTAACTGCAGGGCTAGCTCGTAGCATCAGCCCATAGCCGCCAACAACGGCCAGCGTGATAATTGCTGCCAGCGGAAGATACATTCGGCGTTCGGCCGCCACCTCCGTGATGACCGGCACGAGTGATGTGGGCGACAGAATCAACAAGATCCAAGCACCTATCATTCCCACGGGGCTTCGTCGCCATAATAGAATGCCTGTTGCCACTGCTAACAATGTCGTA
This window of the Pirellulales bacterium genome carries:
- a CDS encoding tetratricopeptide repeat protein, whose protein sequence is KVLWLYLKLVIWPWPLSIHYALPYLNKLSAAWPWLIATTLLAVATGILLWRRSPVGMIGAWILLILSPTSLVPVITEVAAERRMYLPLAAIITLAVVGGYGLMLRASPAVTTAVLNTQSSVTRQSTSLAVIAGPAILLALVCSMIDVHRVSAYHSAIDLWQNTIISQPNDSVAYYNCGVELASANRLQQAIEYYQQALQINPDYAEAHNNLGVAFVLTNQLSEAIQQFQQALRIKSDDAEAHNNFGNALAQLGQIQEAIEQFRQALQYNAYYADAHNNLGYALTMTGHLQEGLEQFQQAVQLKPKFPEAYYNLGNTLARLGEMQQAIEQYRQAIRLKPDYLEAYANLTNANAQLHRPTQAIEAAQKALELARSTGQSALARKMESWLTNYQATLSNQNQVPNQVNPNHQ